The Chthoniobacterales bacterium genome includes a window with the following:
- a CDS encoding histidinol-phosphate transaminase, with translation MWKHANPQLRDLVSYEPGKPVEDLARELGIAAHQIIKLASNENPLGPSPKAKQAMIDTLERAHFYPDGGGYYLREAIAEKHGLSMANVILGCGSNEIIEFIGHAYLQPGDEVVVAEHSFAVYRLMAQLFGAKVIDVPDPNFTHDLVAMLAAITPETKEVFIANPNNPTGTMVSQEEIDRFMDRVPDRVMVVFDEAYYEFLDNPPDVLKYVRAGRNVVVLRTFSKIQGLANLRIGYGLAAPEIIEVLQKTRQPFNVNGIAQAGALAGLQDAEHMERTRRVTHDGRNFLQAEFLDMGLEFVPSVANFVLVRVGDGKKVFEALLRRGIIVRAMGSYGLPGWIRVSVGTMPQNEAFVAALRQLDAEGIVERGVLAKVP, from the coding sequence ATGTGGAAGCACGCCAACCCGCAACTTCGCGACTTGGTTTCCTACGAGCCGGGGAAGCCGGTCGAGGATTTGGCCCGCGAGCTTGGGATCGCGGCGCACCAAATCATCAAGCTGGCTTCGAATGAAAATCCCCTGGGTCCTTCGCCCAAGGCGAAGCAGGCAATGATCGACACGCTCGAGCGGGCGCATTTTTACCCTGACGGCGGGGGCTACTACCTGCGCGAGGCGATTGCCGAGAAGCACGGGCTGTCTATGGCCAATGTGATCCTTGGATGCGGATCCAACGAGATCATCGAGTTTATCGGTCATGCTTACCTGCAACCCGGTGACGAGGTTGTCGTAGCCGAGCACTCCTTCGCCGTTTACCGTCTCATGGCGCAGTTGTTCGGGGCGAAGGTGATCGATGTTCCGGACCCGAACTTCACCCACGATCTCGTGGCGATGCTGGCGGCCATCACGCCGGAAACGAAAGAGGTTTTCATCGCCAACCCGAACAATCCCACCGGAACCATGGTGTCGCAGGAAGAGATCGACCGGTTCATGGACCGCGTGCCGGACCGGGTGATGGTCGTGTTCGACGAGGCTTACTACGAATTTTTGGACAATCCACCGGATGTTTTGAAATACGTGCGGGCCGGGAGAAACGTGGTGGTGTTGCGGACCTTCTCGAAGATCCAGGGGCTTGCCAACCTGCGCATCGGCTACGGACTGGCCGCACCGGAGATCATCGAGGTGCTGCAAAAGACGCGTCAGCCGTTCAACGTCAATGGCATCGCGCAAGCGGGAGCATTGGCCGGATTGCAGGACGCCGAGCACATGGAGCGGACGCGGCGTGTGACCCACGACGGCCGGAATTTTTTGCAGGCTGAGTTTCTCGACATGGGTCTCGAGTTCGTGCCGAGCGTGGCAAACTTCGTGCTGGTGCGCGTGGGCGACGGCAAGAAGGTTTTCGAAGCTCTCTTGCGCCGCGGGATTATCGTCCGTGCGATGGGTAGCTACGGGTTGCCGGGCTGGATCCGGGTTTCGGTGGGCACGATGCCGCAAAACGAGGCATTCGTTGCGGCGTTGCGCCAGCTGGACGCCGAGGGAATTGTGGAGCGCGGTGTTTTGGCCAAGGTGCCTTGA
- the mnmE gene encoding tRNA uridine-5-carboxymethylaminomethyl(34) synthesis GTPase MnmE yields the protein MRGADTIAALATPFGTGAVAMTRLSGPQAVEMADKVFRGRVPLSKAASGRVRLGKIEAHGAVIDEVLCTVFRAPRSYTGEDMVEISGHGGIVVAQSILRALLDAGARAADPGEFTQRAFLNGKLDLTQAEAVMDLISARGEASARAAAGQLAGRLGRAVGELREELLTAVAHLEAFIDFPEEGIDAESGRALLARVEKIADGVQRLLATADEGRMLREGVRLVIYGAPNAGKSSLLNLLLGYDRAMVSDIPGTTRDTIEENLTLRGVPFRMIDTAGLRESSDPLELEGMRRTKAHLEQADVFLRVLDASAWIDPGEVPPREIRVLNKIDLWRGGDLPSGAIPLCCLDGRGLEQLVEAVMRTVDLRMFGRLEETVAINARHRNCLDRAAACLSEAKRSLERADAPELTAVELRSALAAVGEITGAIDTEEILGKIFGTFCIGK from the coding sequence ATGCGAGGCGCGGACACCATTGCCGCCCTTGCTACCCCGTTCGGGACAGGCGCGGTGGCCATGACGCGGCTGAGCGGACCGCAGGCTGTCGAGATGGCCGACAAGGTTTTTCGCGGGCGTGTGCCGCTTTCCAAGGCTGCTTCGGGTCGCGTCCGCCTCGGCAAGATCGAGGCGCATGGTGCGGTTATTGACGAGGTTCTTTGCACGGTATTCCGCGCTCCGCGTAGCTACACGGGCGAGGACATGGTCGAGATAAGCGGTCATGGCGGCATCGTTGTCGCGCAAAGCATCCTGCGTGCATTGCTCGACGCGGGCGCGCGTGCTGCCGATCCAGGCGAATTCACGCAAAGGGCTTTTCTCAACGGCAAACTCGATCTCACCCAAGCCGAAGCGGTGATGGATTTGATTTCTGCGCGGGGCGAAGCTTCGGCCCGTGCCGCGGCCGGACAACTCGCAGGCCGGCTGGGACGCGCGGTCGGAGAATTACGCGAGGAGCTTCTCACCGCGGTGGCTCACCTTGAAGCGTTCATTGATTTTCCCGAAGAGGGGATTGATGCGGAGAGCGGGCGGGCTTTGCTCGCAAGGGTGGAGAAGATTGCCGATGGCGTGCAGCGCCTTCTGGCCACAGCGGACGAGGGGCGGATGCTACGTGAAGGCGTCAGGCTGGTCATCTACGGCGCGCCCAATGCGGGCAAGTCGAGTTTGCTCAATCTTTTGCTGGGCTATGACCGGGCAATGGTCAGCGATATTCCCGGGACGACCCGCGACACAATCGAAGAGAATCTGACACTGCGTGGTGTGCCGTTCCGGATGATCGATACGGCCGGACTGCGCGAGTCCTCCGATCCCCTCGAACTCGAGGGCATGCGGCGCACGAAGGCTCATCTCGAACAAGCGGATGTTTTTCTGCGTGTGCTCGATGCCTCGGCATGGATCGATCCGGGAGAGGTGCCGCCCCGGGAAATTCGTGTTCTTAACAAAATCGATCTTTGGCGCGGGGGCGATCTTCCGTCCGGTGCCATTCCCCTGTGCTGTCTCGACGGGCGTGGCTTGGAGCAGTTGGTCGAAGCGGTGATGCGGACTGTCGATCTTCGGATGTTCGGCCGGCTTGAGGAGACGGTGGCGATCAACGCGCGCCACAGGAATTGTCTCGACCGGGCAGCCGCCTGTCTGTCGGAGGCAAAGCGCTCTTTGGAACGTGCGGACGCGCCCGAGTTGACAGCAGTTGAGCTGCGCTCGGCGCTCGCCGCGGTGGGCGAGATCACCGGAGCAATCGACACGGAGGAAATCCTGGGCAAAATCTTCGGCACTTTCTGCATCGGCAAATGA
- a CDS encoding quinone-dependent dihydroorotate dehydrogenase: MSFYSAIARPLLFRLPPETAHEVTMHMLSMAGAVFGRCVPAPGGKRVHCLGMDFPNAIGLAAGMDKNAIALPAWPLLGFGFVEIGTITAHAQPGNPKPRLFRLPKQKALINRMGFNNEGAERVAARLDRWKTSGRWPRVPVGINLGKSRITALEDAPSDYAESFRCLQSYGDYFAVNVSSPNTPGLRQLQAADHLREILRAIRKENTAGKPVLVKIAPDLADDDIASVVAAGEEEGAAGWIATNTTIDHHAVPAGEDQEGGLSGEPLRQRSTDVIRKVAAAASRPVIGVGGISDVESAREKVEAGAKLLQIYSALVYEGPMLPRRLARCLQA; the protein is encoded by the coding sequence ATGAGCTTTTATTCCGCAATTGCGCGTCCGCTGCTGTTTCGTCTTCCGCCCGAAACAGCGCACGAGGTGACCATGCATATGCTGTCGATGGCGGGCGCCGTGTTCGGCCGCTGCGTTCCTGCACCTGGCGGCAAGCGCGTGCACTGCCTCGGCATGGATTTTCCTAATGCGATCGGCCTCGCCGCGGGCATGGACAAGAACGCAATAGCGCTGCCCGCCTGGCCTCTGCTCGGATTCGGTTTTGTGGAAATCGGCACGATCACCGCGCACGCGCAGCCCGGCAACCCGAAGCCTCGGCTGTTCAGGTTGCCAAAGCAAAAAGCGCTCATAAACCGCATGGGCTTCAACAACGAGGGCGCGGAGCGTGTCGCCGCGCGTCTCGATCGCTGGAAGACCAGCGGACGCTGGCCGCGGGTTCCGGTCGGGATCAATCTCGGCAAGTCGCGCATTACGGCCCTCGAAGACGCGCCCTCGGATTATGCGGAAAGTTTCCGGTGTCTGCAGTCTTACGGCGATTATTTCGCGGTGAATGTCAGTTCCCCCAACACTCCGGGGCTGCGCCAGCTTCAAGCAGCGGATCATTTGCGCGAGATCCTTCGAGCGATTCGCAAGGAAAACACCGCGGGCAAGCCGGTCTTGGTGAAGATCGCGCCGGATCTGGCAGACGACGATATCGCATCTGTCGTGGCCGCGGGCGAAGAGGAAGGCGCAGCCGGATGGATCGCGACGAACACGACCATCGACCATCACGCGGTGCCGGCCGGCGAGGATCAGGAGGGCGGTTTGAGCGGAGAGCCGCTGCGTCAGAGATCGACGGACGTGATCCGGAAAGTTGCTGCCGCGGCTTCGCGGCCGGTCATCGGGGTGGGGGGCATCAGCGACGTCGAAAGTGCGCGCGAAAAGGTCGAGGCCGGCGCCAAGCTTCTGCAGATTTATTCGGCTCTGGTTTACGAGGGACCAATGTTGCCCCGAAGATTGGCACGTTGCTTACAGGCCTGA
- a CDS encoding YihY/virulence factor BrkB family protein, producing MEPEVQTRKEAPSRSHWRILVEALNRYVMEGGMTYGAALTYYAVFSIGPLLLIATAIAGWFFGEEAARGELRDKLIEMFGPDTAWTIEGLLASVRARTASGWAAAIGAIVLLYTSSSVMRMLRDAMNYIWRVSHMRESTWLTWVEHYLISLAGVLVAGLLLILSLIGTTVLAAMKKYVPEGLPYSGTFLLSMEFLVTVIMVTLVCAMVFKFLPEARVQWRYVWLGAFGTALLFSIGKLGMGLYLGWLSAESFYGAMSSFMILLFWMYYSAQVLIMGGYFTEGFSRARMAAKAEEGRI from the coding sequence ATGGAACCAGAGGTCCAAACAAGGAAGGAGGCGCCATCCCGCAGTCATTGGCGCATCCTCGTTGAGGCCCTGAACCGTTATGTGATGGAAGGTGGCATGACCTATGGGGCGGCGCTGACTTATTACGCGGTATTTTCCATCGGGCCACTGCTGCTGATTGCAACGGCGATTGCGGGTTGGTTTTTCGGCGAGGAAGCGGCGCGGGGCGAGCTGCGCGACAAACTGATCGAGATGTTCGGTCCCGACACGGCGTGGACCATCGAGGGCTTGCTCGCCAGCGTGCGGGCGCGCACGGCGTCGGGTTGGGCGGCCGCCATCGGTGCGATCGTTCTACTTTATACTTCCTCCAGCGTGATGCGCATGCTCCGGGATGCCATGAATTACATTTGGCGCGTCTCGCACATGCGGGAGTCAACCTGGCTCACTTGGGTCGAGCATTACCTGATCTCGCTCGCCGGGGTGTTGGTTGCCGGGCTTTTGCTCATTCTCTCGCTCATCGGAACCACGGTGCTGGCCGCGATGAAAAAATACGTGCCGGAGGGCCTTCCTTACTCGGGGACATTCCTCCTTTCCATGGAGTTCTTGGTGACTGTGATCATGGTCACTCTCGTCTGCGCCATGGTCTTCAAGTTCCTGCCCGAGGCGCGTGTCCAGTGGCGCTACGTGTGGCTCGGCGCCTTCGGGACGGCCCTGCTCTTCTCGATCGGAAAACTCGGCATGGGGCTCTATCTGGGATGGCTGAGTGCGGAGTCGTTCTACGGCGCGATGTCGTCATTCATGATCCTGCTTTTCTGGATGTATTACTCCGCGCAGGTGCTGATCATGGGCGGCTACTTCACGGAGGGATTCAGTCGCGCGCGCATGGCCGCGAAAGCCGAAGAGGGGCGGATCTAA
- a CDS encoding DUF4339 domain-containing protein: MPFFITKNGQTYGPHEADEIAVFLAAGDFLPEDFCWQEGWPEWRPISSILPDKPVRSAPNAIAAAPPVATPPPPLQNGHIPNDIEIIGTLKLPDERTVTCRVEGEIQSPSTVIIAKDTQVKAHIRAESVIIFGRVEGEVHATDRAVLKSTCTLLGDIHAARVLVEDGATFNGKSHVNSKSAPKAKSPATTASRKATRPGPAT; this comes from the coding sequence ATGCCCTTCTTCATCACGAAAAACGGACAGACCTACGGCCCGCACGAAGCCGACGAAATCGCTGTCTTCCTCGCGGCCGGCGACTTTTTGCCCGAAGACTTCTGCTGGCAGGAGGGTTGGCCCGAGTGGCGGCCGATTTCATCGATCCTTCCGGACAAACCCGTCCGCTCCGCGCCCAATGCCATCGCCGCAGCCCCGCCTGTTGCCACACCTCCGCCACCGTTGCAAAACGGCCATATCCCCAACGACATCGAGATTATCGGCACCTTGAAACTCCCCGACGAGCGCACGGTCACTTGCCGCGTGGAGGGCGAAATCCAAAGTCCATCGACCGTCATCATTGCCAAAGACACCCAGGTCAAGGCACACATCCGCGCCGAGTCGGTGATCATCTTCGGCCGCGTCGAAGGCGAGGTTCACGCAACTGATCGCGCGGTGCTCAAGAGCACATGCACGCTTCTCGGCGACATCCACGCCGCCCGCGTTCTGGTGGAGGACGGTGCGACCTTCAACGGCAAATCGCACGTCAACTCGAAATCTGCGCCCAAGGCAAAAAGCCCCGCAACCACCGCGTCACGCAAGGCGACGCGCCCCGGCCCCGCAACTTAG
- the lspA gene encoding signal peptidase II encodes MTPVRLLLLVTLPLFALDQVTKWATLTFIPLHREIPVVPGFFNLVHVLNTGSAFGMMKGWFNFHIVFGTAMAGVMFWLLFRKSTDRPSRLAAALILAGIFGNITDRLRFGHVVDFLDFYIGQYHWPAFNIADSAIVIAVGIFFWVSFKTPENN; translated from the coding sequence ATGACTCCCGTGCGACTCCTTCTGCTTGTCACCCTGCCCCTGTTTGCACTGGATCAGGTGACCAAATGGGCAACGTTGACGTTCATTCCCCTGCACCGGGAAATCCCCGTGGTGCCGGGATTTTTCAACCTCGTGCACGTCCTCAATACCGGCTCGGCCTTCGGAATGATGAAAGGCTGGTTCAACTTCCACATCGTGTTCGGAACGGCGATGGCCGGCGTCATGTTCTGGCTGCTCTTTCGCAAGAGCACCGACAGACCCAGCCGTCTCGCCGCCGCCCTGATTCTCGCGGGAATTTTCGGGAACATCACCGACCGCCTCCGGTTCGGCCACGTTGTCGATTTCCTCGACTTTTACATAGGCCAATATCACTGGCCGGCATTCAATATCGCGGATTCCGCCATTGTCATCGCCGTCGGCATCTTCTTCTGGGTCTCGTTCAAAACGCCGGAAAACAACTGA
- the ileS gene encoding isoleucine--tRNA ligase yields MSEDYKKTLNLPRTEFPMKAGLAAREPQQLATWEKESLYQRIQQARQDAPLFVLHDGPPFANGDVHMGTALNKILKDIIVKSKTMAGFRAPFVPGWDCHGLPIEFKVVKEKAGLSPVEVRKRSEAYARKYIDLQREQFRRLGVFGDWEHPYLTLDPSYEADILRAFSVFVEKGLVYRSKRPVLWSYGAQTALAEAEVEYKDKESPAVHVAFPVVRGKNIPQDAAIVIWTTTPWTLPANLAIAVSPKHEYALQTFSKDGTARLLVMAADRVQAFVAETGWQPQGDARRLSGADLEGTVARHPFLDRESPVFGADFVTMDTGTGCVHIAPGHGADDFHLGKAKGLEILCPVDDLGCFTAECGVGAWVGKQVFETNPLVVDHLRSTGALLGASPYRHSYPHCWRSKTPIIFRTVEQFFIRIDDLRPEAIKAINNTRWIPDWGLKRITGTVESRPDWCISRQRSWGVPLPVFYSAQGEPILDAGLILRVADLVEKRGTNAWFEMQDAELAAMLGLPAGTTKGHDTLDVWIDSGVSHQAVLRRRPELHYPADLYLEATDQHRGWFQSSLMTAVAIEGGSPYRTCLTHGFVVDVDTREKISKSAQGGYQKPTEAMHFVEKSGADLVRLWVSSVNFTDDVPFSEEMFNRLGDTYRRIRNTLRILLGNLHDHSASSDAAPTTVDRWILARLAEVEKTCVEAYAAYEFHRVYHALNQFCAVDLSSLYVDITKDRMYCDAPGSKRRRATQDAMHEVLSSLTRLLAPILAFTAEEAWGYFHPGDSVHLQSFPAPRNADPAALAEGSRLLELRAIVSQALEKARADKVITNNLEARVTLQVADPAWIEAWKPLAAELEEFFILSELVLESGPSDSAQIVKTASAKCARCWRHRPSVGKHPAHPALCDRCADAVG; encoded by the coding sequence ATGAGCGAAGACTACAAAAAGACGCTGAATCTTCCGCGCACCGAGTTTCCAATGAAAGCCGGGCTTGCCGCCCGCGAACCGCAGCAGCTGGCGACGTGGGAAAAAGAAAGTCTCTACCAACGGATCCAGCAAGCGCGCCAGGATGCGCCGCTTTTTGTCCTGCACGACGGTCCCCCCTTCGCCAACGGCGATGTCCATATGGGCACCGCGCTCAACAAAATCCTCAAGGACATCATCGTGAAGTCCAAGACCATGGCCGGCTTCCGCGCGCCCTTCGTGCCCGGCTGGGATTGCCACGGTCTCCCGATCGAATTCAAGGTGGTCAAAGAAAAGGCCGGGCTTTCGCCGGTCGAAGTCCGCAAGCGCTCCGAAGCCTACGCGCGCAAATACATCGATTTGCAGCGGGAGCAATTCCGCCGCCTCGGCGTCTTCGGCGACTGGGAGCACCCCTATCTCACCCTCGATCCGTCCTACGAAGCGGACATTCTGCGCGCCTTTTCTGTCTTCGTCGAAAAAGGCCTCGTCTATCGCAGCAAACGGCCGGTGCTCTGGAGCTACGGAGCACAAACGGCGCTCGCCGAGGCCGAGGTGGAATACAAAGACAAGGAGTCACCAGCCGTCCATGTGGCATTCCCCGTGGTGCGTGGAAAAAACATCCCCCAAGACGCGGCCATCGTCATTTGGACCACCACACCATGGACGTTGCCGGCGAACTTGGCTATCGCGGTGAGCCCGAAGCACGAATACGCCCTCCAGACTTTTTCCAAGGATGGCACAGCCCGCTTGCTTGTCATGGCCGCGGACCGCGTCCAGGCCTTCGTCGCGGAAACCGGATGGCAACCGCAGGGAGATGCGCGAAGACTTTCCGGCGCGGACCTCGAGGGAACCGTTGCCCGCCATCCGTTCCTCGACCGCGAGTCGCCGGTGTTCGGGGCCGATTTCGTCACCATGGACACCGGCACAGGCTGTGTTCACATTGCGCCCGGACACGGCGCCGACGACTTCCATTTGGGCAAAGCGAAGGGACTCGAAATTCTTTGCCCGGTCGATGACCTGGGGTGCTTCACCGCGGAGTGCGGCGTGGGTGCGTGGGTCGGAAAACAAGTCTTCGAGACCAATCCCCTCGTGGTCGATCACCTGCGCTCGACGGGCGCTTTGCTCGGCGCCTCGCCTTACCGACACTCGTATCCGCATTGTTGGCGATCGAAGACGCCGATCATCTTCCGCACAGTCGAGCAGTTCTTCATCCGAATCGACGACCTCCGCCCCGAAGCGATCAAAGCCATCAACAACACGCGATGGATTCCGGACTGGGGACTCAAGCGCATCACCGGAACCGTGGAGTCGCGCCCCGACTGGTGCATCAGCCGGCAGCGCAGCTGGGGCGTTCCGCTTCCCGTGTTCTACTCCGCACAGGGCGAACCCATCCTCGACGCCGGACTGATCCTGCGGGTTGCCGACCTTGTGGAAAAACGCGGAACCAACGCGTGGTTCGAAATGCAGGACGCCGAACTCGCGGCGATGCTCGGACTGCCGGCTGGAACGACCAAGGGCCACGACACGCTCGATGTGTGGATCGATTCCGGCGTCAGCCATCAAGCCGTGCTGCGGCGCCGCCCGGAGCTGCATTACCCCGCCGACCTTTATCTGGAGGCCACGGACCAACACCGTGGTTGGTTCCAGTCGTCACTCATGACCGCGGTCGCGATCGAGGGCGGTTCGCCCTACCGCACCTGCCTCACCCACGGTTTTGTCGTCGATGTCGATACGCGGGAAAAAATCTCGAAGTCCGCCCAAGGCGGATACCAAAAGCCGACCGAGGCGATGCACTTCGTCGAAAAATCCGGCGCGGATCTGGTCCGGCTTTGGGTCAGCAGCGTGAACTTCACCGACGACGTTCCCTTTTCGGAGGAGATGTTCAACCGTCTCGGAGACACCTACCGCCGGATACGCAATACGCTTCGCATCCTGCTCGGCAATCTTCACGATCACAGCGCGTCCTCGGACGCCGCACCGACAACTGTCGATCGCTGGATTCTCGCGCGCTTGGCGGAAGTCGAGAAGACGTGCGTGGAGGCTTACGCGGCTTATGAGTTCCACCGTGTTTACCATGCGCTCAACCAGTTCTGCGCCGTGGACCTCAGCAGCTTGTATGTCGATATCACCAAGGACCGCATGTATTGCGATGCGCCCGGGAGCAAGAGGCGGCGGGCGACGCAAGACGCGATGCACGAGGTGCTTTCCTCGCTCACGCGTCTGCTCGCCCCCATTCTCGCCTTCACCGCCGAGGAGGCGTGGGGCTACTTCCACCCCGGCGATTCGGTCCACCTGCAGTCGTTTCCCGCGCCGCGCAATGCGGATCCCGCAGCTCTGGCCGAAGGCTCCCGCCTGCTCGAACTGCGCGCCATCGTTTCGCAAGCTCTGGAAAAGGCGCGGGCGGACAAAGTCATCACCAACAACCTTGAGGCCCGGGTCACATTGCAAGTTGCCGATCCCGCGTGGATCGAGGCGTGGAAGCCGCTCGCGGCCGAACTCGAGGAGTTTTTCATCTTGAGCGAGCTGGTGCTCGAATCCGGGCCGTCCGATTCGGCACAAATCGTGAAAACCGCATCTGCCAAATGCGCGCGGTGCTGGCGTCACCGCCCGAGCGTCGGCAAGCATCCGGCTCACCCCGCGCTCTGCGACCGATGCGCCGATGCAGTCGGCTAG
- a CDS encoding DUF1318 domain-containing protein — MKWSAAAIPVLLLAAACKGPNVSLSTPEPIVVDINMRVDIYERGGGSSSAKPSPAADMPAADARRRSRTGDIQTFKNSRLVGEGRDGLLSVLSRPEGSYGAYVEKTVAEENADRLVVMRELAAERKMSLPEVQAQQGELWRNRSFSGEWVEVLQDNNSWRWAQKQ; from the coding sequence ATGAAGTGGTCCGCCGCAGCCATTCCCGTGCTCTTGCTGGCCGCAGCTTGCAAGGGGCCGAACGTGAGCCTGTCCACCCCCGAGCCGATCGTCGTGGATATCAACATGCGCGTGGACATTTACGAACGCGGCGGCGGTTCGTCGTCGGCCAAGCCCTCGCCCGCGGCGGACATGCCGGCGGCCGATGCAAGGCGGCGTTCGCGGACGGGTGACATCCAGACGTTCAAGAATTCGCGTCTGGTCGGGGAGGGGCGCGACGGCCTGCTGTCCGTGCTCAGCCGGCCCGAGGGCAGCTACGGCGCGTATGTCGAGAAGACGGTGGCGGAAGAAAATGCCGACCGTCTGGTGGTCATGCGGGAGCTTGCCGCCGAGCGCAAAATGTCGTTGCCCGAGGTTCAGGCGCAACAGGGGGAGTTGTGGCGCAACAGGTCGTTCAGCGGCGAGTGGGTCGAGGTTTTGCAGGACAACAACTCGTGGCGCTGGGCCCAGAAGCAATAG
- a CDS encoding phosphoribosyltransferase translates to MNEAGVQVFADREQAGKLLASRLQRYAGRNDVVVLGLPRGGVPVAAEVARALRAPLDVLVVRKLGAPGQEELAIGAIGEGGIRVLNAGLVRTLGLGEADIDRIASCEERELERRVSAYRGRHDALPVEDKTVVVVDDGVATGATMRAGLQALRAAGAARIIAAAPVGSVDAVAALDQDADEVVVLETPEWFSAVGQWYEDFGQTSDDEVRALLAAIRKEIGV, encoded by the coding sequence ATGAACGAAGCAGGCGTTCAGGTTTTCGCCGACCGCGAACAGGCAGGAAAACTCCTCGCCTCGAGGCTGCAGCGTTATGCGGGCAGGAACGATGTGGTTGTCTTGGGATTGCCCCGCGGCGGCGTTCCCGTTGCGGCGGAGGTCGCGCGGGCTTTGAGGGCGCCCCTGGACGTTCTGGTTGTCCGCAAATTGGGGGCGCCCGGCCAGGAAGAGTTGGCGATAGGTGCCATCGGCGAGGGGGGTATCCGCGTGTTGAATGCGGGACTGGTGCGCACTCTGGGGCTGGGCGAGGCTGATATCGACCGCATTGCGTCGTGCGAGGAGCGCGAGTTGGAACGCAGGGTTTCGGCTTACCGCGGACGCCATGATGCTCTTCCGGTCGAAGACAAAACGGTTGTCGTGGTCGATGACGGAGTTGCGACGGGCGCCACGATGCGTGCCGGTCTTCAAGCGCTGCGGGCGGCCGGTGCTGCCCGGATCATTGCCGCTGCGCCGGTGGGTTCGGTCGATGCCGTTGCCGCTCTCGATCAGGACGCCGACGAGGTTGTGGTGCTCGAAACGCCGGAGTGGTTCAGTGCTGTCGGGCAATGGTATGAGGATTTCGGGCAGACTTCGGATGACGAGGTGCGCGCGTTGCTTGCGGCGATCCGCAAGGAGATCGGTGTATGA
- a CDS encoding hydrolase yields MSRSVRIELPDAVLEGDLEVPAGAEGLVVFAHGSGSSRHSPRNRFVARWLQQTGLGTLLMDLLTAEEGEIDDQTREMRFDIGLLGRRVAQTIEWVGGRKDTAKLGIGLFGASTGAAAALVAAAELPQDAVRAVVSRGGRPDLAGNALPLVRCPVLLIVGGEDDIVIGLNEQAKGQMACTVDLAIVPGATHLFEEPGTLEKAADLAAAWFCRYLPAQ; encoded by the coding sequence ATGAGCCGGAGCGTCCGCATCGAATTGCCCGACGCAGTCCTGGAGGGTGATCTGGAAGTGCCCGCAGGCGCCGAGGGACTTGTCGTCTTCGCCCACGGAAGCGGGAGCAGTCGTCACAGCCCGCGGAACCGGTTCGTGGCCCGGTGGCTGCAGCAAACGGGTCTCGGCACTTTGCTCATGGATCTTCTGACCGCGGAAGAGGGGGAGATCGACGATCAGACGAGGGAGATGCGCTTCGACATCGGGTTGCTGGGCCGGCGCGTCGCGCAAACCATCGAATGGGTCGGCGGGAGAAAGGATACGGCGAAGCTTGGAATCGGCCTCTTCGGGGCGAGCACGGGAGCCGCTGCGGCGCTGGTTGCCGCGGCGGAACTTCCTCAAGATGCTGTGCGTGCGGTCGTTTCTCGTGGAGGGCGTCCCGATCTCGCAGGGAACGCACTTCCGCTGGTCAGATGCCCCGTGCTCCTGATTGTCGGCGGCGAAGACGACATCGTTATCGGGCTCAACGAACAGGCCAAAGGGCAGATGGCCTGCACGGTCGATCTGGCCATCGTGCCCGGCGCGACGCACCTTTTCGAGGAACCGGGCACCCTCGAGAAGGCCGCGGATCTCGCGGCGGCGTGGTTTTGCCGGTATCTTCCGGCGCAGTAG